One genomic region from Panthera tigris isolate Pti1 chromosome D1, P.tigris_Pti1_mat1.1, whole genome shotgun sequence encodes:
- the LOC102960294 gene encoding LOW QUALITY PROTEIN: olfactory receptor 51I2-like (The sequence of the model RefSeq protein was modified relative to this genomic sequence to represent the inferred CDS: inserted 2 bases in 1 codon), with product MFNSSQFIPKYFLLTGLPGLEALHPWFFFPFCSIYLVALMGNSPILAVIRKNTILHQPMYLFLAMLAFAELGVSTSTLPTVLSIFLFGANEICFEACLLQMFSIHSFSIMESGVLLAMLVDLFLAIYNPLRYTAILTGPLIAGTGAALGLKSVMLMSPLPFLLKRVPFCGHNVLSLSYCLHLDLIQLPCGDTRPNSILGLCIISTFGLDLLLIILSYVLILYTVLGITSGETXKALNTCVSHMCAVLVYCVPMISVALVHRFRKHAAPAVRLLLANVYLLVPPVLNPIIYSVKTKQIRQGLIQLILQRK from the exons ATGTTCAACAGCAGTCAATTCATTCCCAAATATTTCCTGCTGACTGGCCTCCCTGGTCTGGAGGCCCTGCACCCTTGGTTTTTCTTCCCATTCTGCTCCATATACCTGGTGGCCCTTATGGGCAATAGCCCGATCCTGGCAGTGATCAGGAAAAACACCATTCTGCACCAGCCGATGTACCTTTTCCTAGCTATGCTGGCCTTTGCAGAGCTTGGTGTCTCTACTTCTACACTGCCCACTGTGTTGAGCATCTTCCTTTTTGGTGCCAATGAGATCTGCTTTGAAGCCTGCCTGTTGCAGATGTTCTCCATACATTCATTTTCCATCATGGAGTCAGGAGTTCTGCTGGCCATGTTGGTGGACCTCTTTCTGGCCATCTACAACCCACTGAGGTACACCGCCATCCTGACAGGGCCCCTTATTGCTGGTACTGGTGCTGCACTTGGATTAAAGAGTGTGATGCTCATGTCCCCACTGCCCTTCCTCCTGAAGCGTGTGCCCTTCTGTGGCCACAAtgtcctctccctctcctactGCCTTCACTTAGATCTAATCCAGCTGCCCTGTGGCGATACACGTCCCAACAGCATCCTGGGGCTCTGCATTATTTCCACTTTTGGGCTGGACTTACTGCTCATCATCCTCTCTTATGTGTTGATCCTCTACACTGTGCTGGGCATTACCTCTGGGGAGAC GAAGGCCCTCAACACATGTGTTTCACATATGTGTGCGGTGCTTGTGTACTGCGTGCCCATGATCAGCGTGGCTCTGGTGCACCGCTTCAGGAAGCACGCTGCACCTGCTGTCCGTCTACTCTTGGCCAATGTCTATCTTCTGGTGCCTCCTGTGCTCAACCCCATCATCTACAGTGTTAAGACAAAGCAGATTCGCCAGGGACTAATCCAACTCATTcttcaaaggaaataa
- the LOC102960862 gene encoding olfactory receptor 51M1: MLLSNITQFSPMFYLTGFPGLDTIEHWIFIPFFLMYLVAISGNCFILIVIKTNPRLHRPMYYLLSFLAFTDLGLSVSTLPTTMGIFWFKSHGIYFVACQIQMFCIHSFSFMESSVLLIMSFDRFLAICHPLRYSVIITSQRVIRAGLAVIFRGPVALVPLVLLLKTFPYCGPRVLSHSFCLHQEVIHLACTDTTFNNLYGLAVVVFTMMLDLVLIALSYGVILHTVARLASQEEQLRAFQTCTSHLCAVLIFFVPMVGLSLVHRFGKHVPLAVHLLMANVYLFVPPMLNPIIYSIKTKEIRHIISKLLGLKKVSTKSWS, from the coding sequence ATGCTCTTATCCAACATTACTCAGTTTAGTCCCATGTTCTACCTCACTGGCTTTCCTGGATTGGACACCATCGAACACTGGATCTTCATCCCCTTTTTCCTTATGTACCTTGTGGCCATCTCAGGCAATTGTTTCATTCTGATAGTTATTAAGACCAACCCTCGTCTGCACAGACCCATGTACTATCTACTCTCTTTTCTGGCCTTCACTGACCTGGGACTGTCAGTGTCTACCTTGCCCACCACTATGGGAATCTTTTGGTTCAAATCTCATGGTATCTACTTTGTGGCTTGTCAGATCCAGATGTTCTGTATCCACTCATTTTCCTTTATGGAGTCCTCAGTGCTCCTTATTATGTCCTTTGACCGCTTTTTGGCTATCTGCCACCCCCTTAGGTACTCGGTCATTATCACTAGCCAGCGAGTGATCAGGGCAGGTCTGGCTGTCATCTTCCGAGGACCTGTGGCCCTAGTTCCCCTTGTCCTCCTCCTGAAGACTTTTCCCTACTGTGGGCCTCGAGTCCTTTCCCATTCTTTCTGCCTACACCAGGAAGTGATACACTTGGCCTGCACAGATACCACCTTCAACAACCTGTATGGGCTGGCAGTGGTGGTGTTCACTATGATGCTGGACCTGGTGCTCATTGCACTGTCTTATGGGGTCATCCTGCACACCGTGGCAAGACTGGCCTCCCAAGAGGAGCAGCTCCGAGCCTTCCAAACATGTACCTCACACCTCTGTGCTGTACTGATATTCTTTGTGCCTATGGTGGGGCTGTCCCTCGTGCACCGCTTTGGGAAGCACGTCCCACTTGCTGTCCACCTTCTCATGGCCAATGTCTATCTCTTTGTGCCTCCCATGCTTAATCCAATCATATACAGTATTAAGACCAAGGAGATCCGCCACATCATCAGCAAACTCCTCGGTCTTAAGAAGGTCAGTACTAAGTCTTGGAGCTAA